CGATGGAGCGCGCTTCAGTCAGCAGCGGCTCAGGAAGCTTGGCCGCAGGCGATGCGGAAGCCGGGGCGATGTGAGGAGCGACGGAGGCCGGGGCCGGAGTAGGGAGCGGCACGGCAGGGCGGGGCGCGTCGGAAGTCGTCTCAGGCACCGACCCGATCTCGTCCGGCAGGGAAGCCGGTACGGCGGGGCGGGCGACGGTGTGGAAGGCACGCAGGAGCTGCGGTCCGACGGTGCCCCAGCCGAGGAGGAGCAGCGGGGCCACCGCGTCAACGGCAGCGCGGCCGTAGTGCCCGGCAACGATCGGTTCTGCGACGTTGAGGGCCAGGGTCAGCAGTCCGGAGAAGTGCATGAGACGGGTGGCTGCCGTCATCTGTTCGGCAGGCAGGCCGCGCAAGGAGAGATAGCGCAGGGCCACCAGAAGGCCGACCACCGAGAGGTCCACCATCGGAGCGATGAGCGGTGCGATCGGGCCGGGGACGCCCAGGCGCAGGGCCAGGGACCAGACGTTGCCGAATGAGAAGACGAACGCCAGCGCGGCAATGACGATCATGACGGCAGTGATGGTGCGCTGAGTGATTCGGTCCTCTGTCATGGGTGTTCACCTCCTCTCCTTGGGTGTTGGGAACGTGCGGGCGCGGTAGGTCAGGCTGCTCAGGCGTCGAGCTTGGTGAGGTCCACGTCCGCCATGCGAAGGCCGAGGAAGGCTTCCAGGAGGGCGCACGGGTCGGCGGTGAGATCCGCAGTCTGTTCGGCGATGCGAGCTGCTTCTGCGTCGGGTACGTAGGGCGTACGGATGCGGGTGAAGCCGGGTTGCGACTGGTGGTTCATCGACGCGACGCCGACATAGGTGGGGTCCTGGAGGTTGATCGGGTTGGCGTCCGGCCATTCCCGGATCTCGTCGCCGAGCGCAGCCACCGCGGCTTCGGCAGTCTTCTGGGCGAAGCTCAGGCCCACGGGGCACACGTCGCGGATGAAGGTGGGGATTGCGTCGCCGGTGGACTTCTGAGTGGTGAGGATGACAAGCAGACCCACGGACCGGCCCTTCTTCACCAGGTCTTCCACGAGTCGGGCGTTCTCGGCGGCGAGCGCGGCCAGCCTCTTCGTCTGCTGGTCGCTGCCCTTGTGGTCCCGGAAGTACGTGTGCGCTTCGTCGACGATCAGCACGACCAGCGGCCAGCTCTCGGAAGGGCCGACGTCCCATATGGACTTCACTCCGAGCATCTGGCGCACCGAAGCCGAGCGGGCGCGGCGCAGTTCCACCAGGTTCCGGAACAGCTTGTTGGCCTCTTCGAGGTCATCGCCCACGAAGGCGAACATGCGTTGGACCCAGTCGGCGTAGTCGCCTTCGTACGCAGCCGACACCTTGCCGTCTGCGCAGGCGAACTGCACTGCGGGCGACGGTGCCCAGTCGGAGAGAAGCCGGTTGATCAGGCTGGTCTTGCCGAAGCCGGGAAGGCCGGCCACGGTCACGCCAGGCACCTGCGTGAGGTTCACGGACACGGGCTGTGCGTACTCGTCCAGGCCCAGATCCCACCGGGCTGTCTCCTCCGGTGCTTCCCCCGTGGGGTGGTGCTCGGTCGGGAACTTCAGCGGATCCAGCCGCACACCCCGGATGAGGACCTGCCCAGGCTTGTCCTGGGTGACCGACACCCGTGTGCATCGCCAGGCATCCGCCAGGTGTGGGCCCGCCTTCTGAAATTGCTGGAGCCCAACGCCAGGCAGGCACTGCGCCCGCGCGATCACTCCGTACGCGTCGTGCTTCACCTTCAGAGTGGGGATGAGGACACGAGGCTTGATGGGCTTGCCGTTCGTGTTTGCCAGCGACGCGAGCGCGGTCGGGGTCTTGTCCGTGGCCGACAGTTTGAGCATTGGTGCGAGCCGCTTCCAGCCCCACCGCACACGTACGGCCTGCCGTATGGACTGCCGGGTCATGGCATCGGCGCGAACGTAGCGGACTACCCACCAGACCGCCCATCCGACGAGAACGGCGAGCACCAGGGCGACGACGAGCGGGACGTGACCAAAGATCCCTTGCGCCGGTGCGTTCGAATCCTTCATATGCGGCTCTCCATCGGGTTGTAGAGGAAGGCCACGAGGGCCGATTCGAGGGCCGCCCGATCTGCCGAGGCGTCGAGGCGGGGATAGCCGTAGCCGACGAGCACGGCCGCCACCGAGTTCACGAGCGATTCGGTGAACCGGGCATCCGGCCCGGCGTGAGGCAGCGGGCAGCTGCGCTCAGCGCCGGACCGGAAAGCAGTGCCGCTCACGCCACCTCAGCGGCCGGGGCCGCCAGGTCCAGCCGACCCGCGCGGTAGGCGATGCCGTCCGAGAGCGAACCGTTGAAGATGCGCGCCCACGGAGTGGCGAACAGCTCCACCGGCATGACCGGGACGCCCGGCCGGAGCCCGTTGGGCAGACCGGTCTCAGGGACGGTGATCTTCAGAGCCTCGGCGCGGTCCTCCTCCATGAAGAAGAGGGTGATCGTGTAGAGCTTCGCGCCGGTCTCACGGTCGGTCGCGAACTGCGTCTTCTCCTGGTCCGCGTACTTCGGCACCGGCAGGGTGCCAACCATGAACGACGAGGTGGGAAGCAGGCCAACACGGATGCGTGCCATGGGAGTTGATTCCTTTCGGTTGCGTTCCACCAGGGCGGTGGGGCGCGATCACCATTGAACATAGCTGACCTAGCAGTGTCAAGTGAATCGGGTGAGCTAGGTATCAACTGACGTAGGCCACCTATGTCAGTGGGGTGTGCTAGGGGTGCTAGAAATCGCTACTCTTGGGCCATGAGCCCCGCGCCAGAGAGCAAGCAGGACCGTCGGCCGCCGTATCAGCACGCTGCCGACGAGCTTCGGCGCGACATCTTGCAGGGGCGGATCAAGCCGGGCGAGCAGATGCCGTCCATCCGCGAGCTACAGGAACGCTTCGGCGTGGCCAACATGACCGCGAGGTCCGCGCTCAACGTGCTGCGGGATGAGGGCCTGATCTACACGATCCATGGTCGGGGCAGCTTCGTGGCAGACCACAATGCCAGCGGGGAGCGCTCGGCGAACTACACGGCTCCAGCTTGGTACTTGGCCAAGGACGAGAAGCCCGGCCAGGCAGAGCAGGGGGAGGGAGGGCCCGACGACGCCGAAGCTGCCGCAGACGCCGGGACCACCCTTGCTGAAGTACTCACCGCACTACGTGACGAGATCCGTGTTCTCAGCGCCGATCATCAGGAACTGCGGCGTGAGGTCGAGGAGCTGAAGGCAGCTCAGCAGTCGAAGCCGTAGTCCTGAGCTGGGCCACTTCCTCTCGCAACTCCCTGGTCTCCCTGCTGAGGCGGACGACCATGGCCCGCATCTCCTCGATCAGTGCGACTACCTGATCCGTGTCCCCGACGTGAATGCTGGTCGACCCCATTTCGTTGTCCGGCATGTGCTCGGTCATCGCTCCCTGCTTGCCGACGTGCCGTCGCTCCGTGCCGCACTTGCTCGAAGCGGCGGGGCTTGCCCACGGCATCCGTGCCTCTCAGGTTGATCGACTACTGCCTGCCGTGCTGTCCAGAGTTTCTTTACTGGATCAAGGCGGCCCGCCTGCGGCGGGCCGCGCGCGCTGGCGGCCATGGGCCGCCGCCGCTCCATGTCTTCGCCACCGCTCCGGCGGCCCCCAGCCGCTCAGCGCGCAACATCGCCGAGGCGTACCGCCAGACCAGGAAGCAGCCCGACCACTTCGAGCACCAGGACCAGGCCGACTCCCACCAAGTGCGACCGCGCCCCCCAACTGCCCACCGCTTCAAGGCCGCATGGCCTGCAGAGCCACAGTCCGAGCCCAGTTGGAATGACACGTCGGCAACGCACAGGCAGGGCCGCGGTGCTGTCCGTGAAGCAAGGAAGCGTGGCTGAGCCCGGTACGGGGTTGCTGGAAACACACGTGACGGGTGCTCGTTCGCCAGTCCCGCCGTCGTGGCTGACTTTCGGTGGCTCAGGTCGGAACGGGGCTTTCGCCAGCCGAACGACAACAGTGATCCTCCCTAACTCGACAAAAGAAAGCCGGAGTTGGAGCCGCACCCGCGTTCGAGCACGCCAACCGCCCCGGTACCATCGGCACCAGGGTCCTGATCAGGGATTCTGTGACCGGACCACCCGGAATGCTGTCCAGGCTGAGGGGTGGTCCGGTCTTGCGTTGTTGGCCTTAGCCGCACGAGCGGCACCGGCTTCAGAGGCAGCTCAGGGCCTTACCCACCTCGTAGATCGTCGGTCGATCTTCGGGAGCATGGCTGAGCATCGCGTCGATCAACTCGCCCAGCTCGCCGGGCGCCTTCACGCGGCGACGCTTGCCGTTCGCCACGGCCTCTCTCTGTACGGGGCGCGGTGCGTCGTCCGGGTACTCGACCGCCCGCCAGCCGGTGGCGGAGATGAGCAGCGAGGCGCCGAGGGCGTAGATGT
Above is a genomic segment from Streptomyces sp. R21 containing:
- a CDS encoding DUF2637 domain-containing protein; the encoded protein is MTEDRITQRTITAVMIVIAALAFVFSFGNVWSLALRLGVPGPIAPLIAPMVDLSVVGLLVALRYLSLRGLPAEQMTAATRLMHFSGLLTLALNVAEPIVAGHYGRAAVDAVAPLLLLGWGTVGPQLLRAFHTVARPAVPASLPDEIGSVPETTSDAPRPAVPLPTPAPASVAPHIAPASASPAAKLPEPLLTEARSIATSHHVEHGEPITAAQLKTRLGIGLPMATALHAAL
- a CDS encoding cell division protein FtsK, translating into MKDSNAPAQGIFGHVPLVVALVLAVLVGWAVWWVVRYVRADAMTRQSIRQAVRVRWGWKRLAPMLKLSATDKTPTALASLANTNGKPIKPRVLIPTLKVKHDAYGVIARAQCLPGVGLQQFQKAGPHLADAWRCTRVSVTQDKPGQVLIRGVRLDPLKFPTEHHPTGEAPEETARWDLGLDEYAQPVSVNLTQVPGVTVAGLPGFGKTSLINRLLSDWAPSPAVQFACADGKVSAAYEGDYADWVQRMFAFVGDDLEEANKLFRNLVELRRARSASVRQMLGVKSIWDVGPSESWPLVVLIVDEAHTYFRDHKGSDQQTKRLAALAAENARLVEDLVKKGRSVGLLVILTTQKSTGDAIPTFIRDVCPVGLSFAQKTAEAAVAALGDEIREWPDANPINLQDPTYVGVASMNHQSQPGFTRIRTPYVPDAEAARIAEQTADLTADPCALLEAFLGLRMADVDLTKLDA
- a CDS encoding GntR family transcriptional regulator, with amino-acid sequence MSPAPESKQDRRPPYQHAADELRRDILQGRIKPGEQMPSIRELQERFGVANMTARSALNVLRDEGLIYTIHGRGSFVADHNASGERSANYTAPAWYLAKDEKPGQAEQGEGGPDDAEAAADAGTTLAEVLTALRDEIRVLSADHQELRREVEELKAAQQSKP